One Parashewanella spongiae genomic window, CAGCTTATAAGCCACTTCTAACATTCCGCCTACAGCATAAGCAACCACGGTAGGCACTCGCGAGGTCACTTTGGGAAGATGTTCAGTCGCGAGAATTTTATTCAGCATTTCAGCCATTGTGATTGGCTCATCATTACTTAAAAAGTAGGCCTTACCTTGAGACTTAGGTTCATTAAGAGTTAAATCTAATGCCGCTAATAAATGTCCGTAAGCCGCATTATCTACATAAATGGTATCTACGAGTTTATCGGTATGACCAACCAACTTTAACCTTCCGCTTTTTGCTCTTTCAAGTACTCGTGGAATGAGGTGCGGATCGTTTGGCCCCCAAATAAGGTGTGGACGAAGTGCTACTGTTTTGAGCGATTCTGAATTTGATTCTAAAATATATTGTTCAGCTACCGCTTTAGAGTGCCCATAATGATTCATGAATTTCGTCGCATAAGGCGCTGATTCATCAATACCACTTTCATCAATACCAGCAAAAGTCACACTGGGCGTGCTGGTGTAAATTAGATACTTAATTTCATGCTGCTGACATCCTGCTACGATATTTTCTGTCCCATTTACATTTGGTTCAAAATAACTGGCTTTAGAGCCCCACACCCCAGCTTTAGAGGCTACATGAAAAACCATATCACAATTTTTCATTGCAGAAATAACAGCGCTTTTATTCGCTAGATCACCTTGGATCA contains:
- the oleD gene encoding 2-alkyl-3-oxoalkanoate reductase; this translates as MKITEFKVEEQAVLNELADNINHAFVTGAGGFLGQVICRRLLAVGIKVTGFARSLYPELEQLGVTMIQGDLANKSAVISAMKNCDMVFHVASKAGVWGSKASYFEPNVNGTENIVAGCQQHEIKYLIYTSTPSVTFAGIDESGIDESAPYATKFMNHYGHSKAVAEQYILESNSESLKTVALRPHLIWGPNDPHLIPRVLERAKSGRLKLVGHTDKLVDTIYVDNAAYGHLLAALDLTLNEPKSQGKAYFLSNDEPITMAEMLNKILATEHLPKVTSRVPTVVAYAVGGMLEVAYKLLNKQQEPLMTRFVAKQLSCSHYYDISAAKGDFGYKALVSIDEGMKRIN